From Mya arenaria isolate MELC-2E11 chromosome 1, ASM2691426v1, a single genomic window includes:
- the LOC128230875 gene encoding 10 kDa heat shock protein, mitochondrial-like, translating to MARAFKKFLPMFDRVLVERFAPEMKTKSGLMIPEKAQGKVLEATVVAIGSGRRKDDGSMVPVSVGVGDKVLLPEYGGTKVNIEEQEYFLFRDTDILGKFES from the exons ATG GCCCGAGCATTCAAGAAATTCCTGCCTATGTTTGATCGTGTTCTTGTTGAAAGGTTTGCCCCTGAAATGAAGACTAAGTCTGGGTTGATGATACCCGAGAAGGCACAAGGAAAAGTTCTGGAGGCCACCGTGGTCGCAATTGGGTCAGGGCGTAGGAAG GATGATGGTTCCATGGTACCAGTGAGTGTTGGAGTAGGTGATAAAGTTCTGCTGCCTGAATATGGCGGCACCAAGGTCAACATTGAAGAGCAG GAATACTTCCTTTTCCGGGATACAGATATTCTGGGAAAATTTGAATCCTGA